One genomic window of Methyloceanibacter sp. wino2 includes the following:
- a CDS encoding pyridoxal phosphate-dependent aminotransferase, with protein MDVMREANRREVAGEDIIHMEVGQPATPAPRAARERVVQAMAEHNLGYTLSLGLPELRERIAAYLRARYGVDMGPERIVVTAGSSAGFVLAFLAVLDHGDSFGLPSPGYPCYRQILKALGFRPHLIETSGAGRWMPTVADVEALGASGAAGLLLASPNNPTGTMTRRARLKELAEACARQGLWLISDEIYHGLEYEAAAETALAYSDSAIVVNSFSKYFSMTGWRVGWLVVPEALTRTIERLAQNLYIAPPTVSQVAALGAFDGIDELEEIKSRYARNRSLLLNELPPAGLSNILPADGAFYLYADVRDLTDDSAAFAQAMLREIGVATTPGIDFDPERGRSYLRLSYAGAEREMREAARRITAWLKTR; from the coding sequence ATGGACGTGATGCGCGAGGCGAACCGGCGCGAGGTGGCCGGTGAAGACATCATCCACATGGAGGTGGGACAGCCCGCGACCCCGGCGCCCCGCGCGGCCCGCGAACGCGTCGTGCAGGCCATGGCGGAGCATAATCTCGGCTACACGCTGTCGCTCGGGCTCCCGGAGCTGCGGGAGCGGATCGCCGCCTATCTCAGGGCGCGTTACGGCGTCGACATGGGGCCTGAGCGCATCGTCGTCACGGCGGGTTCGTCCGCCGGCTTCGTGCTGGCCTTTCTCGCCGTGCTCGACCATGGCGACAGCTTCGGTTTGCCGTCGCCGGGCTATCCCTGCTACCGCCAAATTCTGAAAGCGCTCGGGTTTCGCCCGCATCTGATCGAAACGTCCGGCGCCGGACGCTGGATGCCGACCGTGGCTGATGTCGAGGCGCTGGGGGCTTCGGGCGCAGCGGGCTTGCTGCTGGCGAGCCCCAACAACCCCACCGGCACCATGACGCGGCGCGCGCGCTTGAAGGAGCTGGCCGAGGCCTGTGCACGGCAGGGCCTCTGGCTGATTTCCGACGAGATCTATCACGGCCTCGAATATGAGGCGGCTGCGGAGACGGCGCTTGCCTATTCGGACTCCGCCATCGTGGTGAATAGCTTCTCGAAGTATTTCAGCATGACCGGCTGGCGCGTGGGCTGGCTCGTCGTGCCCGAAGCCTTGACGCGGACTATCGAGCGGCTGGCGCAGAACCTCTATATCGCGCCGCCCACGGTGTCTCAGGTCGCAGCGCTTGGCGCCTTCGACGGCATCGACGAACTCGAAGAGATCAAGAGCCGCTATGCGCGGAACCGTTCGCTCTTGCTGAACGAACTGCCGCCGGCCGGGCTCTCGAACATTCTGCCTGCGGACGGCGCGTTCTACCTTTACGCCGATGTCCGAGACTTGACCGATGACAGTGCGGCGTTCGCGCAAGCCATGTTGCGAGAGATCGGCGTCGCCACGACGCCGGGGATCGATTTCGATCCCGAGCGAGGACGGTCTTATCTCCGGCTGAGCTATGCGGGGGCGGAGCGCGAGATGCGCGAAGCCGCAAGGCGCATCACCGCGTGGCTGAAGACGC